In the genome of Taurinivorans muris, one region contains:
- a CDS encoding phosphomannomutase, whose amino-acid sequence MNFDCFKAYDVRGKVPSSLSPALALEIGYAYVREFNIKNVVIGHDARLSSPDIYKSLATGLQYAGANVVGIGMCGTEEIYHATAYIQENGVPFDGGIMVTGSHNPQDENGLKFVRENAIPISSDTGLLAIKERIINGQKIPSDITGSFIEHSYRQAYIETLLSHTDANGLMPFKIVANAGNGCAYLALKELIPYLPFEFILVDEEPDGTFPHGVPNPLLPENRERTAQMVRRHKADFGIAWDGDFDRCFFYDANGRFIEGYYIVGMLASALLETFPHEKIIHDPRLTWNTMELVDKHGGINITSKSGHAFIKETMRKENALYGGEMSAHHYFRDFAYCDSGMLPWLLVAKLLSASKQSLASFVDARIQAFPCSGEINSNVENIALTLEKIENAYKNSAKTINKIDGLSMEFDDWRFNVRGSNTEPVLRLNVESRANEPLMQEKTEELLRLIRE is encoded by the coding sequence ATGAATTTTGATTGTTTTAAAGCCTATGACGTACGGGGAAAAGTCCCAAGCTCCCTCAGCCCTGCGCTTGCTCTTGAAATCGGCTATGCCTATGTGCGGGAATTCAACATAAAAAACGTCGTCATCGGGCACGACGCCCGACTTTCTTCTCCGGACATCTATAAATCCCTTGCCACAGGACTGCAATATGCAGGGGCGAATGTCGTAGGTATCGGCATGTGCGGAACAGAAGAAATTTACCACGCAACAGCCTACATTCAAGAAAACGGTGTTCCTTTCGACGGCGGAATCATGGTTACGGGAAGCCATAATCCGCAAGATGAAAACGGCTTGAAATTTGTACGCGAAAACGCTATTCCGATCAGCTCCGACACCGGTTTGCTGGCAATCAAAGAACGCATCATCAACGGACAAAAAATCCCTTCTGACATTACAGGCAGTTTTATTGAACATTCCTACCGCCAAGCCTATATTGAAACCCTCCTTTCCCATACTGACGCAAACGGGCTTATGCCCTTTAAAATAGTCGCCAATGCAGGAAACGGCTGCGCGTATCTCGCCCTGAAAGAACTCATTCCGTATCTGCCCTTTGAATTTATTTTGGTTGACGAAGAACCTGACGGAACATTCCCCCACGGCGTTCCCAATCCTTTGCTTCCTGAAAACCGTGAAAGAACGGCGCAAATGGTTCGCAGGCACAAAGCCGATTTCGGCATCGCTTGGGACGGCGATTTTGACCGCTGTTTTTTCTATGATGCAAACGGACGTTTTATCGAGGGATATTACATTGTCGGCATGCTCGCAAGCGCCTTGCTGGAAACATTCCCCCATGAAAAGATTATCCACGACCCGCGCCTCACATGGAACACAATGGAACTTGTCGATAAGCACGGCGGTATCAACATAACAAGCAAATCAGGACACGCGTTCATCAAAGAAACCATGCGGAAAGAAAACGCCCTCTATGGCGGCGAAATGAGCGCCCACCATTATTTTAGGGACTTCGCCTACTGCGATTCCGGAATGCTGCCTTGGCTTTTGGTGGCAAAACTCCTTTCCGCCTCCAAACAAAGTCTCGCTTCTTTTGTGGACGCAAGAATACAAGCTTTTCCATGCAGCGGAGAAATCAATTCAAACGTTGAAAATATCGCCCTTACCTTGGAAAAAATTGAAAACGCCTATAAAAATTCCGCAAAAACAATAAACAAAATAGACGGTCTTTCCATGGAATTTGACGATTGGCGCTTCAATGTGCGGGGTTCCAACACGGAACCGGTGCTCCGCCTCAATGTCGAAAGCCGCGCCAACGAACCCCTCATGCAAGAAAAAACGGAAGAACTGCTCAGACTTATCAGAGAGTAA